Proteins found in one Rhodobacteraceae bacterium D3-12 genomic segment:
- a CDS encoding recombinase family protein: protein MQPEFFAYYRVSTNRQGVSGLGLEAQRNSVRNFRSLNPGNLLGEFTEIESGRKSDRPQLKEALQSCREHGATLLIAKLDRLARNVHVISGLLESDVKFVAIDMPNADRFMLHVYAAMAEEEGRRISERTKAALKAAKARGVQLGKNGSVLGQVRSREADERAKRIGPKIMQMKKSDGMSFREIAAQLNELGMKTEKGAVWHPTTVYRAYNRYQALYV from the coding sequence ATGCAACCTGAGTTTTTCGCGTACTACCGCGTTTCTACAAACCGCCAAGGAGTGAGTGGATTAGGTTTAGAAGCTCAGCGGAATTCCGTACGGAATTTTCGGTCTTTAAATCCCGGAAACCTTCTCGGTGAATTTACAGAAATCGAAAGTGGAAGGAAATCAGACCGGCCACAACTCAAAGAGGCACTGCAATCCTGTCGTGAACACGGGGCAACCTTGCTCATCGCTAAACTTGACCGACTTGCTCGAAATGTACACGTCATTTCGGGACTTCTTGAGAGCGATGTGAAGTTCGTCGCCATCGACATGCCCAACGCTGATCGTTTCATGCTGCACGTATATGCGGCAATGGCAGAAGAAGAAGGCCGTCGGATCAGTGAGCGGACCAAGGCAGCACTTAAGGCAGCGAAGGCTCGAGGGGTACAGCTCGGCAAAAATGGCAGCGTTCTTGGACAAGTACGTTCACGGGAAGCAGATGAGCGCGCGAAACGCATCGGTCCAAAAATCATGCAAATGAAAAAATCGGACGGAATGTCCTTTCGGGAGATTGCTGCGCAATTGAACGAGCTAGGGATGAAGACCGAAAAGGGCGCAGTTTGGCATCCGACGACGGTGTATCGAGCATATAACAGATACCAAGCCCTTTATGTATAG
- a CDS encoding DUF2029 domain-containing protein: MSEHFDPQPLLRLRPQTLRTTFLALGLLIVVTAIQIGAPQLLGQTPGTIDYLIFHHVGELANAGRLPLAYDAAAFEAYQAARPQGGPFMPWTYPPQFNLITQGLAIFPAGIGYALFIALGMAALVCTLYRLSSQHAAAAILLTLPAWLMNIRAGQNGFLTALLFALTFLLILRARPAAGGGALGLLAYKPHLGLGVGLVALFRGGWKLVLSAALTLLFTLALATWVYGVEIWPAFLQSVRDSGAFLRAGAYPMERMTSVFALLTSFGIGPAIALPAQALMALTCLSLVGYALLRSWPMPYVLALSVIAGLGVSPYGYDYDLIALAPALALASPALARHARTRERHTLIAALLLATGWGLLTVILNRPLAMLPFSPPALGAIGYLATLTLSFRILSRAHTHNPA; encoded by the coding sequence ATGTCAGAGCATTTTGATCCGCAGCCCTTGCTGCGCTTGCGTCCGCAAACCCTGCGCACGACATTTCTCGCGCTGGGCCTGCTCATCGTTGTGACTGCCATCCAGATCGGTGCGCCTCAACTGCTGGGGCAGACGCCGGGCACTATCGACTACCTGATCTTCCACCATGTTGGCGAACTCGCAAACGCGGGCCGCCTTCCCCTCGCCTACGACGCGGCTGCTTTCGAAGCCTACCAAGCGGCTCGCCCACAAGGCGGCCCGTTCATGCCGTGGACATATCCACCGCAATTCAACCTCATAACGCAGGGGTTGGCGATTTTCCCTGCTGGCATCGGTTACGCGCTATTTATTGCGCTTGGAATGGCGGCCCTTGTTTGCACGCTCTACCGCCTCTCTTCACAGCACGCCGCTGCGGCTATCCTGCTCACACTGCCGGCTTGGCTGATGAATATCCGCGCCGGTCAAAACGGATTTTTGACGGCGCTGCTTTTTGCGCTCACTTTTCTGCTGATCCTGCGCGCTCGGCCCGCTGCTGGCGGGGGTGCGCTTGGGCTATTGGCCTATAAACCTCACCTCGGGCTCGGCGTCGGGTTGGTTGCACTGTTTCGAGGCGGATGGAAACTGGTGCTGAGCGCGGCGCTCACCCTGCTCTTTACACTTGCGCTCGCCACTTGGGTCTATGGCGTCGAAATCTGGCCCGCTTTCTTGCAAAGTGTGCGCGACAGCGGTGCGTTCCTGCGCGCAGGAGCCTACCCGATGGAGCGTATGACGTCGGTGTTCGCGTTGCTCACATCCTTTGGCATTGGCCCCGCTATTGCCCTCCCTGCACAAGCGTTGATGGCCCTAACGTGCCTGTCACTGGTCGGCTACGCCCTCCTTCGCAGTTGGCCAATGCCTTACGTGTTGGCGCTTTCGGTCATCGCCGGTTTGGGTGTCAGCCCCTATGGCTATGATTATGACCTTATTGCCTTGGCCCCCGCGCTCGCCCTCGCCAGTCCAGCGCTTGCACGCCATGCAAGAACGCGGGAACGCCACACGCTCATCGCCGCGTTGCTGCTTGCCACAGGCTGGGGACTTCTGACTGTGATCCTGAACCGACCGCTCGCGATGTTGCCTTTTTCACCACCCGCGCTTGGCGCAATCGGCTATCTCGCAACCCTCACACTCAGCTTTCGCATTCTGTCGCGCGCGCACACTCACAACCCTGCTTGA
- a CDS encoding cupin domain-containing protein, protein MLIHRAGSRPSQSPNPDYFTGTVRMDPIHSADAPARVNTVTVTFEPGARTAWHTHPYGQTLIVISGKGRAATRGGKVQEFFPGDVLWFSPGEEHWHGASPDTAMTHIAVQEKHDDSAADWLEKVTEADYLATS, encoded by the coding sequence ATGCTCATCCACCGCGCCGGATCGCGCCCGTCTCAATCACCTAATCCCGACTATTTCACCGGCACCGTACGCATGGACCCGATCCATTCGGCCGATGCCCCGGCCCGCGTCAATACCGTCACCGTCACGTTTGAACCCGGCGCGCGCACGGCTTGGCACACACACCCCTATGGGCAAACGCTGATCGTGATCTCTGGCAAAGGCCGCGCCGCGACTCGTGGTGGTAAGGTTCAGGAGTTCTTTCCCGGCGATGTGCTCTGGTTTTCGCCGGGCGAAGAACACTGGCACGGTGCCTCTCCTGACACCGCGATGACCCACATCGCAGTACAGGAAAAACACGACGACAGCGCCGCCGACTGGCTCGAAAAAGTGACCGAGGCCGACTACCTTGCCACCTCTTGA
- a CDS encoding hydantoinase B/oxoprolinase family protein, whose product MDGVELQILWSNLIGIVSEQARALQRIAFSPIVREAGDLANGLFDEDARMVAQAVTGTPGHINSLAAAAKNLLKDYDPATLKPGDVLITNDPWMSAGHFFDITVLSPIFRDERIIGYAGSTIHHSDIGGYGIGSGARDIHEEGLWIPTMKLYEEGKPNETLFTIIKRNVRTPDALMGDLGAQVSSGMIASERLNALCDRYGLDDISALSEEIISRSEEATRDAIRKLPGGTYHGTSKFDVPGGEVIELNTAVTIDAEKGEIEIDFNGSSGPSAMGINVVPAYTHAYATFAVRSTLNPDLPNNAGSLAPIKLKLPEECVVNAKYPSPVNARHVVGMYVPFPILKALAQVVPDAVVAEGSGAVWTIQIQGRDAEGRPFTSSMFNYSGGMGARAKKPGISAVCYPTGVSAVPVEVLEASYPIAFTCKELEHGTGGAGEQPGGDGQRIGYRMRTDRTWLLNTIPSRLTAGPEGLNGGKDGKAGQFMINGEPVVDTRKREMKPDDEVMMVTPGGGGYGAVK is encoded by the coding sequence ATGGACGGCGTAGAACTTCAGATCCTGTGGAGCAACCTGATTGGCATAGTCAGCGAACAGGCCCGCGCGTTGCAGCGCATCGCCTTTAGCCCGATTGTGCGCGAGGCGGGCGATCTGGCCAATGGATTGTTTGACGAGGATGCCCGGATGGTGGCGCAGGCCGTGACCGGCACACCGGGGCATATCAACTCGCTCGCCGCAGCGGCAAAGAACCTGTTAAAGGATTATGATCCGGCGACGTTGAAACCCGGAGACGTGTTGATCACCAATGATCCGTGGATGTCGGCGGGGCATTTCTTTGACATCACCGTGCTGTCGCCGATTTTCCGCGACGAGCGGATCATCGGCTATGCCGGGTCGACCATCCACCATTCCGATATTGGCGGTTATGGTATCGGCTCGGGCGCGCGCGACATCCATGAGGAGGGGCTGTGGATCCCGACCATGAAGCTCTATGAAGAGGGCAAGCCGAACGAGACGCTGTTTACCATAATCAAGCGCAATGTGCGCACGCCGGATGCCTTGATGGGCGATCTGGGCGCGCAGGTGTCCTCGGGGATGATCGCGTCGGAACGGTTGAATGCTCTGTGTGATCGCTATGGGCTGGATGACATTTCGGCGCTGTCCGAAGAGATCATCTCGCGCTCGGAAGAGGCCACCCGCGACGCCATCCGCAAGCTGCCCGGTGGGACCTATCACGGGACGTCGAAATTTGACGTGCCGGGGGGCGAGGTGATCGAGCTGAATACTGCCGTGACAATTGACGCCGAAAAAGGCGAGATCGAGATCGATTTCAACGGCTCATCCGGTCCGAGCGCCATGGGGATCAATGTGGTTCCGGCCTATACCCATGCCTATGCAACCTTCGCCGTGCGCTCGACGCTAAACCCGGATCTGCCGAACAACGCAGGCTCGCTTGCGCCTATCAAGTTGAAATTGCCAGAGGAATGTGTGGTTAACGCGAAGTATCCGTCGCCGGTGAATGCGCGCCACGTTGTGGGCATGTATGTGCCATTCCCGATCCTGAAAGCTCTGGCGCAGGTTGTGCCGGATGCGGTGGTTGCCGAAGGGTCGGGCGCGGTCTGGACGATCCAGATTCAAGGGCGCGATGCCGAGGGACGCCCGTTTACCTCGTCTATGTTCAACTATTCCGGCGGCATGGGCGCACGCGCCAAGAAGCCCGGCATTTCGGCGGTGTGTTACCCGACCGGCGTGTCTGCGGTTCCGGTTGAGGTTCTGGAGGCGTCTTATCCGATTGCCTTTACCTGTAAGGAGTTGGAGCATGGCACCGGGGGCGCAGGTGAACAGCCGGGCGGAGACGGCCAGCGGATCGGTTATCGCATGCGCACGGATCGGACTTGGCTGCTTAACACGATCCCCTCGCGTTTGACGGCAGGGCCGGAGGGCTTGAACGGCGGGAAAGATGGCAAAGCGGGTCAATTCATGATCAACGGCGAGCCGGTGGTCGACACCCGCAAGCGCGAGATGAAGCCGGACGACGAGGTGATGATGGTCACGCCGGGTGGCGGAGGCTATGGCGCTGTGAAATAG
- a CDS encoding site-specific integrase, with protein sequence MWDNETYQTSVPYMRPKKIKKPSAVKPRYSFNVRDLQRIEPNGTDQWIHDSATRGLSLKVTASGRKVFVLRYRTESNRQRKLTLGSFPEMSVAVARETAVRHWSQIFSGGDPAQGRADKKTIKVAELVEIYLKDDAKPKLSPATFKRYEAVLRKKVAPSLGAVPLADLTRSDIEALHRSMAATPVNANRMLAVFKAMLNKAEDWDLLPKRSNPAARIKMNKEQRRIRYFTDDEQTRIFSAIEQLRPKMQKSENGFDAIQLLFYTGCRPGEVLRLRWKDIDLSGRTAVLRMTKTGEARLPLANSAVEHLQSIAAKSIGPWVFSGTDPNKHLTSLVRPWKRSARLLN encoded by the coding sequence TTGTGGGATAACGAAACCTACCAGACTTCTGTGCCCTATATGCGTCCTAAGAAAATCAAGAAGCCCAGTGCCGTGAAGCCGCGTTACTCGTTCAACGTCAGGGACTTGCAACGTATCGAACCCAATGGAACGGACCAATGGATACACGATTCGGCTACACGCGGTCTATCGTTGAAGGTAACAGCAAGTGGCCGAAAAGTCTTTGTGCTCAGATACCGCACAGAGTCAAACCGACAACGAAAACTGACCCTTGGATCGTTTCCAGAAATGTCGGTAGCCGTTGCACGGGAGACAGCAGTTAGACACTGGTCACAGATTTTCTCTGGCGGAGACCCAGCACAGGGGCGGGCCGACAAGAAGACAATCAAAGTAGCGGAACTTGTTGAAATCTACCTGAAAGATGATGCCAAGCCAAAGCTGTCACCTGCCACCTTCAAGCGGTATGAGGCGGTTCTACGCAAGAAGGTCGCGCCAAGCCTCGGCGCGGTGCCATTGGCCGACCTGACCCGAAGCGACATAGAGGCTTTGCATCGATCTATGGCCGCGACTCCAGTGAACGCAAATCGAATGCTTGCCGTTTTCAAAGCCATGTTGAACAAGGCCGAAGACTGGGATTTACTGCCCAAACGCAGCAATCCGGCGGCTCGCATCAAAATGAACAAGGAGCAGCGGCGCATTCGCTACTTCACCGATGACGAGCAAACTAGAATCTTTTCTGCCATCGAACAATTGCGTCCCAAGATGCAGAAGAGCGAGAACGGATTCGATGCTATACAGCTGCTTTTCTATACGGGCTGTAGGCCCGGCGAGGTTCTTCGTCTACGCTGGAAAGACATCGACTTGTCGGGTCGGACCGCCGTATTGCGCATGACGAAGACGGGCGAAGCAAGGCTTCCTCTTGCCAACTCAGCTGTGGAACACTTGCAATCGATTGCAGCAAAAAGCATTGGGCCGTGGGTGTTTTCCGGAACCGATCCGAACAAGCACCTAACGTCCCTTGTCCGGCCTTGGAAACGATCTGCGAGGTTGCTCAACTGA
- a CDS encoding MBL fold metallo-hydrolase, which yields MADSLQAPDDFNPPTGVAIELEPGLRRVICSNASPMTYRGTNTYILGTRGLAVIDPGPENESHLAAILNAVEQGQKITHIFVTHSHVDHSPLSHALAHETGAPVLALGDWQAGRSAVMQTLAEQGLAGGGEGVDAAFHPDVTIADGEVVEGDGWSLRAIHTPGHYGNHLSFAWGDALFCGDHVMGWASSLVSPPDGDLTDFMASCARLQSETWRVFHPGHGAPITSPAARLDWLITHRLGREAEILAALAIGPATAYDIATRIYTDVPSALIGAATRNVFAHLVDLTGKNRVSPLPHLSADAEFRLT from the coding sequence ATGGCCGATTCCCTACAAGCCCCCGACGATTTCAACCCGCCCACCGGCGTCGCGATCGAACTTGAGCCCGGCCTGCGCCGCGTGATCTGTTCTAACGCGTCTCCCATGACGTATCGCGGCACCAATACCTACATTCTTGGCACGCGCGGCCTCGCCGTGATCGATCCCGGACCAGAAAACGAAAGCCACCTCGCCGCCATTTTGAATGCGGTCGAACAGGGGCAAAAAATCACCCATATCTTTGTTACCCATTCCCATGTTGATCATTCCCCCCTGTCCCACGCGCTCGCCCATGAAACCGGCGCGCCGGTGTTGGCTCTGGGCGATTGGCAAGCAGGACGCTCCGCTGTCATGCAAACCCTTGCAGAACAAGGGCTCGCGGGCGGTGGCGAAGGTGTTGACGCCGCGTTCCACCCCGACGTGACCATCGCTGACGGTGAGGTTGTCGAAGGTGATGGCTGGTCCCTGCGCGCAATCCACACACCCGGCCACTATGGCAACCACCTCAGCTTTGCTTGGGGCGATGCGTTGTTTTGCGGTGATCACGTTATGGGCTGGGCCAGCTCGCTGGTCTCTCCGCCCGATGGCGACCTAACCGATTTCATGGCCTCCTGTGCGCGGCTGCAATCCGAAACGTGGCGCGTTTTCCATCCCGGCCACGGTGCGCCCATCACCAGCCCTGCCGCACGGCTCGACTGGCTGATCACCCACCGTCTGGGCCGTGAAGCCGAAATTCTCGCCGCGCTCGCGATTGGCCCCGCAACCGCTTATGATATTGCCACACGTATCTATACCGACGTGCCCTCGGCCCTCATCGGCGCCGCCACCCGGAACGTGTTCGCCCACCTTGTTGATCTCACAGGAAAAAACAGAGTTTCTCCGCTTCCTCACCTCTCGGCCGACGCCGAATTTAGGCTGACCTGA
- a CDS encoding FAD/NAD(P)-binding protein: protein MPPLDQPPRLAIIGFGPRGLGALEALMRHWGNAPLQIDIFDPASDPGAGPNFALDEPALCLLNIPLRAIDLPSPPGTAFPDAQSRLAERHDDANAFPPRADLGVYLSDRLNHLLRHLPATITITFHGTKAQALAPCSSAHMQWNVTADNQTHGPYTEVLLTQGQPATAPDEQRLSWQDHAASSGAIFTAAYPAKALLTAAQGWHGKSVAIRGLALSAFDMIRLLSSGLGGSFANGTYHPSSREPARILPFSLDGRPPAPKPATGALDASFDPPRHTTTRFRAACQTGVMNTPSAALDTLTAPLADAAKAVLARLGEPTGLTAIEDWLMTERESPGAQEAATPRDFLELSIAMAEGTRPPSIGYAVGQIWRKWQGILRTAYLSRSLAGDTAGALTGFDDALKRYSYGPPIRAAHELQGLIRHGLVDLRAVKDPDITLTTDGWSLEEGNDTLRADIIIDAVLPGPDLQQITDPLICGLRSSGHLTPLASGLAAATHPNGQALGRDGSTQTGLCVLGRMTQGSTIAVDSIHDCFGPATRLWAADAAQRLCARMRKS from the coding sequence TTGCCACCTCTTGACCAGCCCCCCCGCCTTGCCATCATCGGATTTGGCCCGCGCGGGCTCGGCGCGCTCGAGGCGCTGATGCGGCATTGGGGCAATGCACCACTGCAGATCGACATCTTTGATCCGGCCTCTGATCCCGGTGCCGGACCGAACTTCGCATTGGATGAACCTGCGCTTTGCCTCCTCAATATCCCGCTGCGCGCGATTGACCTGCCATCACCACCGGGTACGGCCTTCCCTGATGCGCAGAGCCGCCTCGCCGAACGACATGACGATGCCAATGCATTCCCGCCTCGGGCCGACCTCGGTGTGTACCTCTCCGACCGATTAAACCACTTGCTTCGCCACCTGCCCGCAACAATCACGATCACCTTCCACGGCACCAAAGCACAGGCACTTGCCCCATGCTCAAGCGCCCATATGCAATGGAACGTCACAGCCGACAATCAAACCCACGGCCCATACACCGAGGTCCTCCTCACCCAAGGTCAGCCCGCCACAGCCCCCGACGAACAGCGCCTCTCATGGCAGGATCACGCCGCAAGCAGTGGCGCGATCTTTACCGCTGCCTATCCGGCCAAAGCTCTCCTTACTGCAGCGCAAGGCTGGCATGGCAAATCCGTCGCTATCCGTGGTCTCGCCCTTTCTGCCTTTGACATGATCCGCCTGCTCTCAAGCGGGCTCGGCGGCAGCTTTGCCAACGGCACCTACCATCCTTCGAGCCGCGAACCCGCCCGTATCCTGCCGTTTTCACTCGATGGCCGCCCACCTGCGCCGAAACCCGCAACCGGTGCGCTTGATGCGTCGTTCGATCCACCGCGCCACACAACAACCCGCTTTCGCGCGGCATGTCAGACCGGCGTTATGAACACGCCGAGCGCTGCGCTCGACACGTTAACTGCCCCGCTCGCTGACGCCGCAAAAGCCGTGCTCGCCCGACTTGGCGAACCCACCGGCCTCACCGCAATCGAAGACTGGCTCATGACTGAACGTGAGAGCCCCGGCGCACAGGAAGCCGCGACACCGCGCGATTTCCTTGAGCTATCCATCGCCATGGCCGAAGGCACGCGCCCGCCCTCGATTGGCTACGCCGTGGGCCAAATCTGGCGCAAATGGCAGGGCATTTTGCGCACGGCGTATCTCTCTCGCTCTCTCGCGGGGGATACTGCTGGCGCTCTTACCGGTTTTGATGACGCGCTCAAACGGTATTCCTATGGCCCGCCAATCCGTGCCGCCCACGAATTGCAAGGCCTTATTCGTCACGGGCTCGTCGATCTGCGCGCTGTAAAAGACCCCGACATCACGCTCACGACTGACGGCTGGTCGTTGGAAGAGGGCAACGATACCCTGCGCGCCGACATTATAATTGACGCGGTTCTGCCCGGACCCGACCTACAACAGATCACCGATCCCTTAATCTGCGGCCTCCGTAGTTCCGGTCATCTCACGCCGCTTGCCTCCGGCCTCGCCGCCGCAACGCATCCCAATGGACAGGCGCTGGGCCGTGATGGCAGCACTCAAACCGGTCTTTGTGTCCTTGGTCGTATGACGCAGGGAAGCACAATTGCCGTCGACTCGATCCATGATTGCTTTGGCCCCGCAACCCGTCTTTGGGCTGCGGATGCTGCACAACGCCTCTGCGCCCGCATGCGCAAAAGTTGA
- a CDS encoding DUF2235 domain-containing protein, with protein sequence MSRKIIVCIDGTGNEIGDRESNVLKLYKALDKNDPDQIARYVMGVGTYDGPQFLGRTRQVVTGLLGQAFGFGLEDDVLSAYRYLCHTYQSREAKQAADPGLSNDAAEGDHIYLMGFSRGAYAARVLAGFIHNFGLVAPDRLHLITPVFRAYRRVSDFKPNAKDDKVFQSLREYERVLDPSPAPIRALLLFDTVSSMIRFRRPLSNLRRYASLAEFGTHPSVNANVSVRIVLHALAIHERRSLFRAQHWVPECDETGTPLYFGNNFRNPKAQRTQFVTQRWFPGFHSDIGGSPPEDESGIGKISLLWMLDALSAAEKKADAEDNDARKRARRAPLPGTGSKGKRLYGLRLKRANRKWYLEGDTDKRTPSDRAYAKPDPNAPIHDSHRNGALALLWNVMEFFPKSLRRRESGPVAPYRRGFLWYLPLYEPRHIPDDHEIDPSASAHPRKSADA encoded by the coding sequence ATGTCGCGCAAGATCATCGTCTGCATCGACGGCACCGGAAACGAGATTGGCGACCGCGAAAGCAACGTGCTCAAGCTCTATAAGGCGCTGGACAAGAACGACCCCGACCAAATTGCCCGCTATGTCATGGGGGTCGGCACATATGACGGGCCGCAATTCCTCGGGCGGACACGACAGGTGGTCACGGGCTTACTGGGACAGGCGTTCGGCTTCGGGCTCGAGGACGATGTGCTCTCGGCCTATCGTTATCTCTGCCACACCTACCAAAGCCGCGAGGCCAAACAAGCAGCCGACCCCGGCCTTTCCAATGACGCGGCCGAAGGCGATCACATCTACCTGATGGGGTTTTCCCGCGGAGCCTATGCTGCGCGTGTTCTCGCAGGGTTCATCCATAATTTCGGGCTTGTTGCGCCGGATCGCTTGCACCTGATTACGCCGGTATTCCGCGCCTATCGCCGGGTGAGCGATTTCAAACCGAACGCAAAGGATGACAAGGTTTTTCAATCTTTGCGTGAATACGAACGCGTGCTTGACCCCTCGCCCGCCCCGATCCGCGCCCTGCTGTTGTTTGACACAGTCAGTTCGATGATCCGCTTCCGCCGCCCCCTCTCCAACCTGCGCCGCTATGCCAGTCTGGCTGAGTTTGGCACGCACCCTTCGGTCAACGCCAATGTCTCGGTGCGCATCGTGCTGCATGCGCTTGCCATTCACGAGCGCCGCTCGCTCTTTCGTGCGCAGCATTGGGTGCCCGAGTGCGATGAAACCGGAACGCCGCTCTACTTTGGCAACAATTTCCGCAACCCAAAGGCGCAACGCACCCAATTCGTGACGCAACGCTGGTTCCCCGGCTTTCACTCCGACATAGGCGGCTCACCGCCGGAGGATGAAAGCGGCATCGGCAAGATAAGCCTCCTCTGGATGCTCGACGCGCTAAGTGCGGCTGAAAAAAAGGCCGACGCCGAAGATAACGACGCGCGAAAACGCGCCCGGCGCGCGCCTCTTCCGGGCACCGGGTCGAAAGGCAAGCGCCTTTATGGTCTGCGCCTGAAACGCGCCAACCGTAAATGGTATCTGGAGGGTGATACCGACAAGCGCACGCCGTCGGACCGCGCCTATGCCAAACCCGACCCAAATGCACCGATCCATGATAGCCATCGCAACGGCGCATTAGCGCTCCTCTGGAACGTGATGGAGTTCTTTCCGAAATCCCTGCGGCGACGCGAAAGCGGGCCAGTGGCTCCCTACCGGCGTGGCTTTCTGTGGTATCTTCCCTTGTATGAGCCACGCCACATCCCAGACGATCACGAGATCGATCCAAGCGCCTCGGCCCATCCACGCAAATCGGCAGACGCTTAA
- a CDS encoding DNA cytosine methyltransferase: MPSRRHNPLPESRKKSVVSLFSGALGMDLGFELQGDFEILACVEVDEAACKTIRTNAEQGHFEGNPKVFCRDLFELSPQELMDEVGIKPGELDLLVGGPPCQSFSTAGRRQSVQDRRGTLLWRYLEFVVALRPKAFVMENVRGLMSAALKHRPIAERPEKGGPELTDEEIPGSVIAKFVDDLREQTDGQYRVDAFEVNSANYGAPQIRERVVFVGNSFGVEVEFPQPTHGVSTRDEQRDLFSHDGGDLIPWATLRDAIGDLRENDLELMDFSPRKKSFLSLVPEGGNWRSLPVEVQQESMGRAWFAKGGRSGWWRRLSWDFPCPTLITMPNHSSTSLCHPDYVRTLSVKEYARIQEFPDEWLFCGKTSEKYKQIGNAVPVRLGKVTAQVVSDLLNIMATNDGVPYKRSDEPFRRIYIKSHVRTRRWFKAGEVFAGTDGEQLTYAGR; encoded by the coding sequence ATGCCCTCTAGGAGACACAACCCCTTGCCAGAGTCCAGAAAAAAGTCGGTTGTTTCTCTGTTCTCAGGCGCACTTGGGATGGACCTTGGATTCGAACTTCAAGGCGACTTCGAAATCCTCGCTTGTGTCGAAGTTGACGAGGCCGCTTGCAAAACCATTCGGACGAACGCGGAGCAAGGCCACTTCGAAGGAAACCCGAAGGTGTTCTGCCGCGATCTGTTCGAACTCTCTCCGCAAGAGTTGATGGATGAAGTCGGCATCAAACCCGGTGAACTTGACCTCCTTGTGGGCGGTCCACCTTGTCAGTCATTCAGCACAGCAGGACGACGGCAATCGGTTCAGGATCGAAGGGGAACCCTTCTTTGGCGGTATCTCGAATTTGTGGTTGCGCTCCGTCCCAAGGCGTTTGTGATGGAAAATGTGCGAGGGTTGATGTCCGCCGCCCTCAAACACCGCCCTATTGCTGAGCGACCCGAAAAAGGCGGCCCGGAACTCACCGACGAAGAAATACCCGGATCAGTAATTGCAAAGTTTGTCGATGATCTGAGGGAACAGACAGACGGCCAGTATCGCGTGGACGCCTTTGAGGTCAACTCCGCCAACTATGGCGCGCCTCAAATCCGAGAACGCGTCGTCTTTGTCGGCAACTCGTTTGGGGTCGAGGTCGAGTTTCCACAACCGACCCACGGCGTTAGTACTCGTGACGAGCAACGCGACCTTTTCAGTCACGATGGTGGCGACCTCATCCCGTGGGCAACCCTGCGGGATGCAATAGGCGACCTCCGAGAAAACGATCTCGAACTGATGGACTTCAGCCCAAGGAAAAAGAGTTTTCTTTCCCTCGTTCCTGAGGGAGGAAACTGGCGATCTCTTCCAGTCGAAGTGCAGCAAGAGTCGATGGGGCGGGCTTGGTTTGCCAAAGGCGGACGGTCAGGCTGGTGGCGGCGTTTGAGTTGGGACTTTCCTTGCCCGACCCTTATCACAATGCCCAACCACTCGAGCACCTCGCTGTGCCACCCTGACTACGTTCGGACCCTTTCCGTGAAAGAATATGCACGCATCCAAGAATTCCCTGACGAATGGCTTTTCTGCGGCAAGACTTCTGAGAAATACAAGCAAATCGGCAACGCAGTTCCCGTTCGGCTTGGCAAGGTGACTGCACAGGTGGTTTCGGATTTGCTCAACATCATGGCCACAAACGACGGCGTGCCATACAAACGCAGCGATGAACCGTTCCGCAGAATATACATCAAGTCGCATGTCCGAACCCGCCGCTGGTTCAAAGCGGGCGAAGTATTCGCGGGTACTGATGGTGAACAGTTAACGTACGCGGGGAGGTAA